A genomic stretch from Setaria viridis chromosome 1, Setaria_viridis_v4.0, whole genome shotgun sequence includes:
- the LOC117855530 gene encoding nitrate reductase [NADH] 1, with product MGACVEPTHFASLDLGSAAQLLRASDVDAAMAFPALPVPGHVLHPAAGSPVRRGRSGFTALVSSPRKVADDASDDDDDEHPGCHELSPYLRHLRPVEEPPVRDPRDEGTADAWVSRSPSLLRLTGKHPFNGEPPLPQLMQHGFITPGPLHYVRNHGAVPRGDWASWAVEVSGLVRRPARLTMEELAGGFPALELPVTLACSSGRRKEQNMARQTLGFNWGPGAVSTSVWRGARLRDVLRRCGGVEPAARYVCFEGADDLPGAGGAGGGCGYGTSITLERAMDPTMDVMLAYMQNGGPLLPDHGFPVRLIVPGCTAGRMVKWLRRIVVTTAESDNYYHYKDNRFLPSHVDVKLADAEGWWYKPEYVINEMNTNSVITTPGHGDILPINATTAQSAYTVKGFAYSGAGKKVTRVEVTLDGGETWLLCALNHPEKPTKYGKYWCWCFWSVDVEVADLLASKEIAVRAWDQSLNTQPEKLTWNLMGMMTNCWFKVRINVCRPRKGEIGMVFDHPVQPGNQPGGWMARQKHLEIAEAAAAPPGIHRSTSAATVVTDTTTTKASNKKFTMSEVREHASRDSAWIVVHGHVYDCTEYLKDHPGGADSILINAGTDCTEEFDAIHSDKAKALLVPYLIGELVVTAGTGDSPDTTPIIQQAIRAAPAAAPVALSNPREKVRCRLVGRKELSRHVRLLRFALPSSDQVLGLPVGKHLFVCANIAGKLCMRAYTPTSSVDEVGHFDLLVKVYFKDEHPNFPDGGRMTQHLDALPVGSYIDVKGPLGHVEYVGRGSFVINGGEPRRARRLAMVAGGSGITPIYQVIQAALRDQPEDGTTVMHLVYANRTEDDILLRGELDRWAAEFPDRLKVWYVISQVRRPEEGWKYSVGAVTEAILREHLPEGGDDDDTLALVCGPPLMIQLAVAPNLEKMKYNMSNSVIVF from the exons ATGGGCGCTTGTGTTGAGCCAACTCACTTCGCCAGCCTCGACCTGGGCTCCGCCGCACAGCTTCTGCGTGCCTCGGACGTCGACGCCGCCATGGCGTTCCCGGCTCTGCCGGTGCCGGGTCACGTCCTGCACCCTGCCGCGGGCTCACCCGTGCGGCGTGGCCGCAGCGGCTTCACCGCCCTTGTCTCGTCACCGCGGAAGGTGGCTGACGACgcgtcggacgacgacgacgacgagcatcCGGGTTGCCACGAGCTCTCGCCTTACCTGCGCCACCTCCGGCCCGTGGAGGAGCCGCCGGTGCGCGACCCTCGCGACGAGGGCACGGCGGACGCGTGGGTCTCGCGCAGCCCGTCCCTGCTCCGGCTCACGGGGAAGCACCCGTTCAACGgcgagccgccgctgccgcagctCATGCAGCACGGCTTCATCACCCCGGGCCCTCTCCACTACGTGCGCAACCACGGCGCCGTGCCGCGGGGGGACTGGGCTTCCTGGGCCGTCGAGGTGTCCGGCCTcgtccgccgccccgcgcgcctCACCATGGAGGAGCTCGCCGGGGGCTTCCCCGCCCTGGAGCTCCCCGTCACGCTCGCCTGCTCCAGCGGCCGCCGCAAGGAGCAGAACATGGCGCGGCAGACGCTGGGCTTCAACTGGGGCCCCGGGGCCGTCTCCACCTCCGtgtggcgcggcgcgcgcctcCGCGACGTCCTGCGCCggtgcggcggcgtcgagcccgCCGCGCGCTACGTCTGCTTCGAGGGCGCCGACGACcttcccggcgccggcggcgccggcggggggtGCGGGTACGGCACCAGCATCACGCTCGAGCGGGCCATGGACCCCACCATGGACGTCATGCTCGCCTACATGCAGAACGGCGGGCCGCTGCTGCCGGACCACGGCTTCCCCGTGCGCCTCATCGTGCCGGGGTGCACGGCGGGGCGCATGGTCAAGTGGCTCCGCCGCATCGTCGTCACCACCGCCGAGTCCGACAACTACTACCATTACAAGGACAACCGCTTCCTGCCGTCCCACGTCGACGTCAAGCTCGCCGACGCCGAAG GGTGGTGGTACAAGCCCGAGTACGTCATCAACGAGATGAACACAAACTCGGTGATCACGACGCCGGGGCACGGCGACATCCTGCCTATCAACGCCACCACCGCACAGAGCGCCTACACCGTCAAAGGATTCGCCTACTCGG GTGCCGGCAAGAAGGTGACGCGGGTGGAGGTGAcgctggacggcggcgagacATGGCTCCTCTGCGCACTCAACCACCCGGAGAAGCCCACCAAGTACGGCAAGTACTGGTGCTGGTGCTTCTGGTCCGTCGACGTCGAGGTCGCCGACCTTCTCGCCTCCAAGGAGATCGCCGTCCGCGCCTGGGACCAATCGCTCAATACCCAGCCAGAGAAACTCACCTGGAACCTCATG GGAATGATGACCAACTGCTGGTTCAAGGTGAGGATCAACGTGTGCCGGCCGCGCAAGGGGGAGATCGGGATGGTGTTCGACCATCCGGTGCAGCCGGGGAACCAGCCGGGCGGGTGGATGGCGCGTCAGAAGCACCTCGAGAtcgcggaggccgccgccgcgccgccggggatCCACCGGAGCACGTCTGCGGCGACCGTCGTCAcggacaccaccaccaccaaagccTCCAACAAGAAGTTCACCATGTCCGAGGTGCGCGAGCACGCGTCGCGGGACTCGGCGTGGATCGTCGTCCACGGCCACGTCTATGACTGCACCGAGTACCTCAAGGACCACCCGGGCGGCGCCGACAGCATCCTCATCAACGCCGGCACCGACTGCACCGAGGAGTTCGACGCCATCCACTCCGACAAGGCCAAGGCGCTCCTCGTCCCCTACCTCATCGGCGAGCTCGTCGTCACCGCCGGCACCGGCGACAGCCCGGACACCACGCCCATCATCCAACAGGCCAtcagggcggcgccggcggcggcgcccgtcgCGCTCTCCAACCCGCGCGAGAAGGTCCGCTGCCGCCTCGTCGGAAGGAAGGAGCTCTCCCGCCACGTCCGCCTGCTCCGCTTCGCGCTGCCGTCGTCCGACCAGGTGCTCGGCCTCCCCGTCGGCAAGCACCTCTTCGTGTGCGCCAACATCGCCGGGAAGCTCTGCATGCGCGCGTACACGCCGACGAGCTCCGTCGACGAGGTCGGCCACTTCGACCTCCTCGTGAAGGTGTACTTCAAGGACGAGCACCCTAACTTCCCCGACGGCGGCCGCATGACCCAGCACCTGGACGCGCTTCCGGTCGGCTCCTACATCGACGTCAAGGGCCCTCTCGGCCACGTCGAGTACGTCGGCCGCGGCAGCTTCGTGATCAACGGCGGCGAGCCGCGCAGGGCGAGGCGCCTCGCCATGGTCGCCGGCGGGAGCGGGATCACGCCGATCTACCAGGTGATCCAGGCGGCGCTGCGCGACCAGCCGGAGGACGGGACGACGGTGATGCACCTCGTGTACGCCAACCGGACGGAGGACGACATCCTCCTGCGCGGCGAGCTCGACCGGTGGGCGGCGGAGTTCCCCGACAGGCTCAAGGTGTGGTACGTGATCAGCCAGGTGAGGCGGCCGGAGGAGGGGTGGAAGTACAGCGTCGGGGCCGTGACGGAGGCCATCCTGCGGGAACACCTGCCggagggcggcgacgacgacgacacgctGGCCCTCGTCTGCGGGCCGCCGCTGATGATCCAGCTCGCCGTCGCGCCCAACCTTGAGAAGATGAAATACAACATGTCCAATTCTGTCATCGTGTTCTAA
- the LOC117855539 gene encoding cytochrome P450 724B1-like — protein MEIISSSSTSNESLGLNAPRSPRGSSLQIGGRRASAAFWLLRAPTHRLPAASNKTLGGGALSGGGAWQQRGTGTRDTSEYRLHSARWWWRAFWPFLPNWASIGGRPRAQLGAKKAAFLDVLLASSDLSHDDKVTFVLDSLLAGYETTSVLLSMLVYFVGHSPKCLEQLKREHESIRSSKGTEEFLTAEDYKKMEYTQRVINETLRCGNVVKFVHRRALKDVRYKGYVIPAGWKLLPVLSSVHLDPALYPNPQELDPGRWEGLNQTAGKKFAPFGGGLRLFPGSELGKVEAAFFLHHLVHCYRWRLDGEDVPMAHPYVEFKRGLPIEISCQQSDPIPWFAGWQRPRPVAYI, from the exons ATGGAGATTATATCCTCATCatcaactt CGAATGAATCCTTGGGATTGAATGCACCGCGGAGCCCTCGAGGCTCCAGTCTTCAGATCGGCGGGCGGCGAGCCAGCGCGGCCTTCTGGCTCCTCCGCGCGCCCACGCACCGGCTTCCGGCGGCCAGCAACAAAACCCTAGGCGGTGGTGCCCTCAGTGGTGGCGGCGCTTGGCAGCAAAGAGGAACGGGGACGAGGGATACGAGCGAATACAGATTACATAGTGCTCGATGGTGGTGGCGTGCGTTCTGGCCATTCCTTCCAAATTGGGCCAGCATAGGAGGCCGGCCAAGGGCCCAGTTAGGTGCTAAGAAGGCTGCGTTCCTAGACGTGCTCCTCGCAAGCAGCGATCTGTCCCACGACGACAAGGTCACCTTCGTGCTGGACTCCCTGCTCGCAGGCTACGAGACCACCTCTGTTTTGCTGTCCATGCTTGTGTATTTCGTCGGGCATTCCCCCAAATGCCTGGAGCAATTGAAG CGAGAGCATGAGAGTATAAGGTCCAGCAAGGGTACGGAGGAGTTCTTGACTGCTGAGGATTACAAGAAGATGGAGTATACCCAACGT GTTATCAATGAGACGTTGAGATGCGGCAACGTTGTCAAGTTTGTGCACAGGAGGGCCCTCAAGGATGTCAGATATAAAG GGTATGTGATCCCAGCTGGCTGGAAACTCCTGCCTGTCTTGAGCTCTGTCCATTTGGACCCTGCGCTCTACCCGAATCCCCAAGAGTTGGATCCTGGCAGATGGGAG GGGCTCAACCAGACGGCGGGCAAGAAGTTTGCGCCGTTCGGCGGCGGACTCCGGCTGTTCCCGGGATCGGAGCTCGGCAAGGTGGAGGCTGCCTTCTTCCTGCACCACCTCGTGCACTGTTACAG GTGGAGGTTGGACGGCGAGGATGTTCCGATGGCGCACCCGTACGTGGAGTTCAAGAGAGGCCTGCCCATAGAGATATCGTGCCAGCAGTCTGATCCGATCCCTTGGTTCGCCGGGTGGCAGAGACCTAGGCCAGTAGCATATATCTAG